The genomic interval aaacaataaactCCATCAATTGAGCTGATTGGAACGTCTATATCTGGACATTGATTAATTAAATGATTACTGTATAAATTGAGAAACAAAAAGGACAAAGAAAGGTAAAGGTTTGATACCGCTGGATGTCGTGACGGTACAGTTTTCATCCTGTGGTGTGGGGCTGAGGTCCGTCGCTGTGGCTTTCAGGGTCGTCACCCACcctacaaaacaacacacatcaTCAGCTGCCGTCAATATCTCTTTTCACAGAGATCATAATGGCATCTGGAATACTAATTTTCATGTTCATCAACCAAAAAGCAAAAGAGTTAAGTTTTTGGAAGTTTAGTTATAGACAAATCGATACCTTTAAGAGTACGTCGAATACATCAAAGTGAGCGAATGAGCTTTAGAGCGCCGCCTCTCTTCGGTGCAGGAGACAAAAAGTAGAGTAAAGGCGCCGCCTTTCGGCAGGACCGATACCGCCCTCTGTGACGCGGCAGTGTAGTAACACTATCAAGTACATAACCAGAAGAATTAGCTCAAAGTAATCCAACTCACGCTCCAAAGGGTGCAGTTTCTTTGCCTATTTTACGAAATGTTATTAAGCTTTTAAAACACTTGCACTTTGCAACGTTAAGGCAGTCTTCCTGCGCGGTAGAattatttgtaacgcagaatATTGTGGTATAACTTTGGAAGCAATCTGGTACTACCCCTTTTACCCTAACCCCTTGTAGCCTGAGAGACCGAAACAATAACCTTACccttcaaatcaaaccaaaGTACCAGTGACACCCCAGGGGTCCCCACGGAGGCTCAACGTAGAGGGTACCGGGACCCCCAACTTGGAACTTTACAGGGTCCGAAGACAAGTAGGTTCATATTCCTGCTTCAGAAGGCACTTTCCTCGCCGACACATAGCCCCTGGAGCGCTCATGTCAAAGTCATGTCGACATTTTAACATCTCTGAGAACTTTACAAAAACATTATGATCACATGGGTTGGATTAACTCATACATTACATATCTGGCAGAACATTTTCTGAAAACATTACTGATGGTACGCATGATGACGGGCATGttgtgcgtcccgggacccgctctttccAATTTTATTATGCGTCGTGGGACCCTCTTCATGAATTTCTAGTGCGTGTGTTCGGCTTAGAGTGGCGTTTAGGATGCAGGGGCGCGCACTCTGGGTAGCCCTAAGCCTGAACCCTTTGTAAACTTGAGAGACCGGAACCATAACCTTACCCCCAGCCCTCAAATCAAACCAAACTACTGCTGACACCCTCACCTCCAGTGCAGATCTTGACGTAAGCTGTGTGGTCCTGCTGTGGCCGGTAGTAACTGCTCTGTTTGTGCAGCGCGTACTTGTGGTTGTCGTCTGCGAACAGCAGCGTGCAGTTGTCTCCCCGGAAGTTAAAGGCCCAGCACTCTCGGTTCTGTTGCACGGTGCTACGACACAGCTTGGCGCAGTCACCTTCGTCAGTGGTCGTTGTGACGTCACTGTGGGCAGTGCTGGTGTCCGGGTCCTCGAGCATGGTATCCACGTAGGGTTGGAACCAGCACTGACCTGTCGTGCGTCATGAGATGTTAGGGCTTGGACTCTACAAGGGTCCATTTGAGTAACGCCAGATTTCCATTAATACTATTGTACACACATGTGTAACCTGTTCAGCATTATCAGGACGTGTTCGTTGAAACAGTATTTATTCAGATAGGTATTTACCAAGCCATGGGATTTATAATATATGACAAAGGAGCACATCAAAATAAACTTATAACTGTGTGCTCTTCAAGAGAAAATAGTAAAGTCGCGGACGATATTGTAAAATCCTAttattcaaaataatcaaaacaacagccacaacaacaacaacaacaacaacaacaacagcaacaacaacaacaacaacaacaacaacaacaacaacaacaaacacacacacacacattggagTATTAAAAacctacagagagagagagagagagagagagagagagagagagagagagagtgagagagagagacagagacagagagagaggagagagagagagagagatagacagagagaaagagagagagagagagagagagagagagagagagaaagagagagagagagcacaccgTCATCTCGTTGACAGATGTAAGGCCGTGGTGTGTTGCACAGCTGAGAAGACAACCGGAAGGAAGTGTCCGACACGTAACAGGTCCCGGGTGTTAGCGTCACTTCCGGTGGAACCACGCTAGCATTGTACTCTGTGCACTTCTGCCAGCGCAAGTTGCCGCTAGAGTTTCTGTACAGCCCAGTCCAAAATCCGTTCTGCCTGAAACACAACTAACGACTTGTGACCGAGTGCACGAAGCataacaatcacctttggaggcaaaggCCAGTCAAACAGGGTCGAGAATTAGGAACTAAATTGATAGCTCTATGAAACCTTCTATGGGTACGCAACGGTTCTCAAGAGCATACAAGGTGACAACAGCAGCCAGACTCCATCTCAAATAGCTTCTCCATATCTCGGGGGTGCTGTCTTCCAACGTACCGAGAACGTCAAAatactataaatagctcacgctttggcagggagacaactccatcAATTGGGAGTAACTGCCTGTGACAAGGGGGACTACTGCGTCCCCCTGTCACCTGCTCGTCTTGGCTGTAAAGTATAGCCACCTAAATGCTTAttaacgacgggcgcagtggcgtggtggtaagacgtcggcctcctaatcgggaggtcgtgagttcgaatcccggtcgctgccgcctggtgggttaagagttgagatttttccgatctcccaggtcaacgtgacttaacccccttcgtgtgtacacgcaagcacaagaccaagtgcgcacggaaaagctcatgtaatccatgtcggagttcggtgggttatggaaacacaaaaatacccagcatgcctactcaacaaaagcggagcaaaatgggcaaacgagctcacacgtaaccagacaattctggaacgctgaagtaAAAATGCTTATTAACGACTGTCTTCATTATTGGACAAGTTGTCTGGATTCGTCTGCCGTGCGTTCCTTAGACTATGCACTTTTCTGTGATACCACGATACCTGATCGAACACCTGACCATCGGTAACGAATGAAGTCATTTATAGTTTCTCAATTCCTGGTGTTTCTTATTTCAATATGTCAAACCTTTACCAAAtgttaaaaattttttttttaaaaaagacaaagatgataAATAATAAAATTGAGGGAAAAAACACGACAAACAATCTTACAACGTATTCATCTGTGAGTTCCAGGAGTTGACGTTGACATAGGTGACGCTGTTGTTGGTAGTGGGGAAGTTTGGCAAGGTGATTAGCACAGCCCCGTATTCACTGCACGTCTTGCTCGCTTCGTTCCACGCGGCTGGTGACGTGTGCAGGTAGTACACCACGCGTGTCGACGGTAGTGACGTCACGGCCACCAATGACGTCACGATGGACAGAAACGCTGAGAAAAAAGGAGGGGCATAGAGTGCGGACTTATATTTCATAAAGGGATTAAAAAGCAAACGTAGTTTGAATAAAAAAGATGAATCAACATTGAAAGAAGTCGCATAAagcgacaacacacacacacacacattatatacacccacacacacacacacacacacatacacatatacacccacacacacacacacacacacatacacgcacacacacacacacacacacacacacacacacacacacacacacacacatcaataaGATCTTCTTTTTTCGGACTGAGGGGTTCTAATCATTGCAATTAGCTATTCACTGATTGCTTTGGTCTTACAGATCATATAACTTTAAAGTTGTTCTAAAAGAGCATCCTGAAAGGCCTTATGCTTTACACAAACTTCTATAACACAACAGGAACCTACGCGTTTCTATTATGAGTTAATGTTTGATGTTCAGCAAGAAAGCTTGCTGACCTGGTTCTAATTGTAAACAATTTGCGAGAACAGCAATCAATAATTATTGTGTGAATGTTCTTcaaacttgtttttgttgtcgtcgttgctGTTTTGGAACCGATTGTGAGCTTATTATAACGAGAAGCGACCTATGTCAGCATGAcacgaaaaaacaaacaaacaaaacattaacacacacacacacacacacacacacacatacacacacacacacacacatacacacacatacacacacgcacacacacacacacacgcacgcacgcacgcacgcatgcacacacacacacacactaacacactaacacacacatacacacacacacacacacacacacacacacacacacacacacacacacacacacacacacacatacacacacacattacaatcTTTTGCTTCTTTTGGATTGAGGAGTACAATACCTTGCAATTAGCATTCATAAACGCTAGTCACTAATTGCTTCGGTCTTAAAGATCATATCGCTTTGAAGTTTGAAGAACGTAACAGGCACATACGCATTTCTATTATGAGTAAATGTTTGATGTTTTGCAAGAAAGCTTGTAAACTATTAGCGAGAACAGCAAAAATTATTGTGTGAATCCGTTGGTCGTTAAATTTTGTTATTGTCTTTGGTGTTTCGGAGAAGATTCTGAGCAAACTATAGCGAGAAGCAAATTAGGTCAGCGTGACACGAagaaacgaacaaacacacacacagataacgctttttttctttctttttacatttagtcaagttttgactaaatgttttaacgtaaggggggaatcgagacgagggtgtggtgtatgtgtgtgtgtgtgtgtatgtgtgtgtgtgtgtgtgtgtgtgtgtgtgtgtgtgtgggtgtgtgtgtgtgtgtgtgtgtgtgtgttagtgtgtgtgtgtgtgtctgtgcgtgtgtgtgtgtagagcgattcagactaaactactggaccaatctttatgaaattttacatgagagttcctgggaatgatatccccggatgtgtttttctttttttcgataaatgactttgatgccgtcatatccggctttttgtaaaagttgaggcggcactgtcacaccctcatttttcaatcaaatttattgccatttggccaagcaatcttcgacaaaggccagacttcggtattgcatttcagcttggtggcttaaaaattaattaatgactttggtcattaaaaatctgaaaattgtaaaaaaaaacattatttttataaaacgatccaaatttacgttcatcttattctttatcatggtctgattccaaaaacatataaatatgttatatttggattaaaaacaagctctgaaaattacaaatataaaaattataataaaaattaaatttccgaaatcgtttcaaaaacaatttcatcttatttcttgtcggttcctgattccaaaaacatatagatatgatatgtttggattaaaaacacgctcagaaagttaaaacgaagagaggtacagtaaagcgtgctatgaagcacagcgcaaccgctaccgcgccaaacaggctcgtcactttcactgcctttttcactagcggcggactacgttcagtttcattctgtgag from Littorina saxatilis isolate snail1 linkage group LG7, US_GU_Lsax_2.0, whole genome shotgun sequence carries:
- the LOC138970515 gene encoding uncharacterized protein — its product is MQGSLPFRNTLLVAFLSIVTSLVAVTSLPSTRVVYYLHTSPAAWNEASKTCSEYGAVLITLPNFPTTNNSVTYVNVNSWNSQMNTLQNGFWTGLYRNSSGNLRWQKCTEYNASVVPPEVTLTPGTCYVSDTSFRLSSQLCNTPRPYICQRDDGQCWFQPYVDTMLEDPDTSTAHSDVTTTTDEGDCAKLCRSTVQQNRECWAFNFRGDNCTLLFADDNHKYALHKQSSYYRPQQDHTAYVKICTGGWVTTLKATATDLSPTPQDENCTVTTSSDWDDAVCYCECDQPPVILEAESLVMTIEEKVDKIVQELHVDPDNTSSTRRKKESAEDSRPSAQGIGYFGVAFLIAIFGGIFLMDLNIFVAHAANFWRYIKSKNTSDC